In the genome of Pelodiscus sinensis isolate JC-2024 chromosome 3, ASM4963464v1, whole genome shotgun sequence, one region contains:
- the LOC102445988 gene encoding nuclear receptor subfamily 0 group B member 2-like → MATQASHEKCGKCQCETSHPQSILYRILNKEEQDEIRWHPQCYHPGYSISSAGCPCEGNQKVVLRTPEVTCLRASEVLLKTVTFIRNLPSFYRLPQEDQALLVEKCWAPLFVLGLAQECMDFELKVISVPSLLKKILLNQSLTDTEKGENSPGASLAEVQKMKNSLEMFWNLDICAKEYAYLKGIILFNPELPGLRFRHYVQTLQLEAQHTLMEFSSMMYNQNVGRFAWILGLLASLKAVTAESIAELFFRPILGEVNINELLLETVYFKQDLL, encoded by the exons ATGGCTACCCAGGCCTCTCATGAGAAGTGTGGGAAATGTCAGTGTGAGACAAGTCATCCGCAGAGCATCCTTTACCGGATCCTTAACAAAGAAGAACAGGATGAGATCAGATGGCACCCCCAGTGCTACCATCCTGGATACTCTATATCAAGTGCTGGCTGTCCCTGTGAGGGCAACCAGAAAGTTGTCCTCAGAACTCCAGAAGTCACCTGCCTGAGAGCTTCTGAAGTGCTCTTAAAGACTGTAACTTTTATAAGAAACTTGCCTTCTTTTTATCGTTTGCCTCAGGAGGATCAGGCACTTTTAGTAGAAAAATGTTGGGCCCCTCTCTTTGTCTTGGGGCTGGCACAGGAGTGCATGGATTTTGAACTGAAAGTGATTTCAGTCCCTAGTTTGTTGAAAAAAATTCTTCTCAATCAATCTTTGACAGATACTGAGAAAGGGGAGAACTCCCCGGGAGCATCATTAGCAGAAGTTCAGAAGATGAAGAATTCCCTGGAGATGTTCTGGAATTTGGACATATGTGCAAAAGAATATGCCTACCTGAAAggaattattctctttaaccCTG AGCTGCCTGGACTAAGATTTCGTCACTATGTGCAAACCCTGCAGCTAGAAGCGCAGCACACTCTGATGGAATTTAGTTCAATGATGTACAACCAAAACGTAGGCAGATTTGCTTGGATTCTTGGGCTGCTCGCCAGCCTCAAAGCTGTTACTGCAGAGAGTAttgcagagcttttcttcagacCTATTTTAGGAGAGGTCAACATAAATGAATTACTACTAGAAACTGTATATTTCAAGCAGGAcctactttaa